A genome region from Arthrobacter sp. SLBN-100 includes the following:
- the smc gene encoding chromosome segregation protein SMC, with product MHLKSLTVRGFKSFASATTFEFEPGVTAVVGPNGSGKSNVVDALAWVMGEQGAKTLRGGKMEDVIFAGTSGRPPLGRAHVSLTIDNTDGALPIEYSEVTISRTLFRAGGSEYAINGASCRLLDIQELLSDSGLGREMHVIVGQGQLDRVLHATPEDRRGFIEEAAGILKHRRRKERTVRKLEAMQANLQRLTDLTGEIRRQLTPLGKQAEVARRAQRVQFDVRDARARLLADDLVQLQQALEQDVADEAALKTRRAAVEQELEAGRRQQAALEQLAAEATPKLNAARDTWYRLTASRERLRSLGSLARDRSRLLGSTEPAPAGRDPEQLERQAARVREELTELERHILNRRSALEAASTAKTEAEAAALAEDKRLTAVLRAAADRREGLARLAGQVAAARSRVESAQAELGRLRESQAAGLERRARAQSEFTALENQVAGVEEGEESLDADYEAASDALDAVRQEISDLNAAVSEGIRKRDALAARLDALKLGLTRKDGAGHVLQAGVAGVLGSLAAELTVEPGFETAIAAALGEASEAVLVRDEEAAAAAVQVLKDDDGGRASLLLASPDAASGAETGALPSLPQGAAWAAGLVRDAGRSAAAVRHLLAGIAVVPDIESAAAVVSAHPVITAVTRAGDIFTAVSATGGSAKAPSLFEVQAAVDDAEGQLSEVTAGLERSRFALAGAEARHSEAQERTDAALDRLHESDARLAAVSERLGHLNSVLRSAVGESDRLAGSLARAEQNVAAEEESLAGVAARLAAAQEAPLEQEPSTEHRDGLAAAAATARAAEVEARLSLRSGEEQLAATQNRIASLERAAATERRARQEAAERARRRRAQAKRAAAVAAAVELALRYMDVSVDLARHERDLAEENREQRDRELLHLRAANDTFARELAELTDNVHRDELARAQQLARIEALVSRSIDELGITPDALVADYGPDVPVPVPAEESADKWAALRAPVDAGGSEIIEGKPYVREEQEKRLRKAERDLASLGRVNPLALEEFAALEERHQFLSTQLEDLKASRKDLLDIIKEVDDRVQRVFTEAFEDTQAQFIRVFARLFPGGEGRLVLTDPADMLTTGIDVEARPAGKKIKRLSLLSGGERSLTAVALLVAIFKARPSPFYVMDEVEAALDDTNLGRLITIFEELRESSQLIVITHQKRTMEVADALYGVTMRGDGVSTVISQRLGAEV from the coding sequence TTGCACCTCAAAAGCCTGACCGTCCGGGGGTTCAAGTCCTTTGCGTCCGCCACCACCTTCGAGTTCGAACCCGGCGTCACCGCAGTCGTAGGCCCTAACGGCTCAGGCAAGTCCAATGTGGTGGATGCCCTGGCCTGGGTCATGGGGGAACAGGGTGCCAAGACGCTCCGCGGCGGCAAGATGGAGGACGTCATCTTCGCCGGAACCTCGGGCCGGCCGCCGCTGGGACGCGCCCACGTCTCGCTGACCATCGACAACACCGATGGTGCCTTGCCCATCGAGTACAGCGAGGTCACCATCTCGCGGACGCTCTTCCGCGCCGGCGGGTCCGAATATGCGATTAACGGTGCAAGCTGCCGCCTGCTGGACATCCAGGAACTGCTGTCCGACTCCGGCCTGGGCCGCGAAATGCACGTCATCGTGGGCCAGGGCCAGCTGGACAGGGTCCTGCACGCCACCCCCGAGGACCGCCGCGGCTTCATCGAGGAGGCAGCCGGCATCCTCAAACACCGCCGCCGCAAGGAGCGGACGGTGCGCAAGCTGGAGGCCATGCAGGCCAACCTTCAGCGGCTCACTGACCTCACGGGGGAAATCAGGCGCCAGCTCACCCCTTTGGGCAAACAGGCTGAGGTTGCCCGCAGGGCCCAGCGCGTCCAGTTCGACGTCCGCGACGCGCGGGCCAGGCTTTTGGCCGATGACCTGGTCCAGCTGCAGCAGGCCCTGGAACAGGACGTGGCAGACGAAGCCGCGCTGAAGACCCGGCGCGCCGCCGTCGAACAGGAGCTTGAGGCCGGCCGCCGGCAGCAGGCCGCCCTGGAGCAGCTTGCCGCGGAGGCAACGCCAAAACTGAACGCCGCACGGGACACCTGGTACCGGCTCACCGCTTCGCGCGAACGGCTCCGCTCCCTCGGATCGCTTGCCCGGGACCGCAGCCGCCTGCTCGGTTCCACCGAGCCCGCCCCCGCCGGCCGGGACCCTGAACAGCTGGAGCGCCAGGCCGCGCGGGTCCGGGAGGAGCTCACCGAACTCGAACGCCACATCCTGAACAGGCGGAGCGCCCTGGAGGCGGCCAGCACAGCAAAGACGGAAGCCGAAGCCGCAGCGCTTGCCGAAGACAAACGGCTGACAGCAGTGCTGCGGGCCGCCGCCGACCGGCGTGAAGGACTGGCCCGGCTGGCCGGGCAGGTTGCCGCTGCACGATCACGGGTGGAATCCGCACAGGCTGAGCTGGGCCGGCTGCGGGAATCGCAGGCCGCCGGGCTGGAGCGCCGTGCCCGCGCGCAATCCGAGTTCACAGCGCTCGAAAACCAAGTGGCAGGCGTGGAGGAGGGCGAGGAATCCCTTGATGCTGACTATGAGGCCGCCAGCGACGCCTTGGACGCGGTGCGGCAGGAAATCTCTGATCTGAACGCTGCGGTCAGCGAGGGAATCCGGAAGCGTGACGCCCTGGCGGCGCGCCTTGACGCCCTGAAACTTGGCCTCACCAGAAAAGACGGTGCCGGGCATGTCCTGCAGGCAGGCGTGGCAGGAGTGCTGGGAAGCCTCGCCGCCGAACTCACCGTGGAACCGGGCTTCGAAACCGCAATAGCTGCGGCACTGGGGGAGGCCTCGGAAGCCGTGCTGGTCCGCGACGAAGAGGCAGCGGCAGCCGCGGTTCAGGTCCTTAAGGATGACGACGGCGGGCGTGCGTCGCTCCTGCTGGCCTCCCCGGATGCCGCCTCCGGAGCCGAGACCGGCGCCCTGCCGTCCCTTCCGCAGGGAGCCGCATGGGCTGCCGGACTTGTCAGGGACGCCGGCCGCTCCGCCGCCGCGGTGCGGCACCTGCTGGCGGGCATCGCGGTCGTCCCCGACATCGAGTCTGCCGCCGCCGTGGTGTCGGCCCATCCAGTGATCACCGCGGTGACCCGGGCGGGCGATATCTTTACTGCTGTTTCGGCCACTGGCGGGTCCGCCAAGGCGCCGTCGCTTTTCGAAGTCCAGGCTGCAGTAGACGACGCCGAAGGCCAACTTTCAGAAGTCACCGCTGGGCTTGAACGGAGCAGGTTCGCCCTCGCCGGCGCCGAGGCCCGGCACTCCGAGGCGCAGGAACGGACGGACGCCGCCCTGGACCGGCTGCATGAATCAGATGCGAGGCTGGCTGCTGTTTCCGAACGGCTGGGACACCTCAATTCCGTCCTCCGCAGCGCGGTCGGTGAAAGCGACAGGCTGGCGGGGTCGCTGGCACGGGCCGAACAAAACGTCGCGGCGGAGGAGGAATCGCTCGCCGGCGTAGCCGCGCGGCTGGCTGCCGCCCAGGAAGCGCCCCTGGAGCAGGAGCCCTCCACTGAACACAGGGATGGCCTTGCCGCCGCGGCGGCAACTGCCCGTGCCGCCGAGGTGGAGGCCCGGCTGTCGCTGCGCAGCGGCGAAGAACAACTGGCCGCCACGCAAAACCGGATTGCGTCACTGGAGCGTGCGGCGGCAACCGAGCGCCGCGCACGCCAGGAAGCCGCGGAACGTGCCCGGCGCCGCCGCGCCCAGGCGAAACGTGCCGCGGCAGTCGCTGCCGCCGTCGAACTGGCCCTGCGGTACATGGATGTGTCCGTGGACCTCGCACGGCACGAACGCGACCTTGCGGAGGAGAACCGGGAACAGCGGGACCGGGAACTGCTGCACCTCCGGGCAGCCAATGACACGTTCGCGCGGGAACTGGCCGAGCTAACGGACAATGTGCACCGGGATGAGCTGGCCCGCGCACAGCAACTGGCCCGGATCGAGGCACTCGTAAGCCGCTCCATTGATGAACTCGGAATCACGCCGGACGCCCTGGTGGCTGACTACGGGCCGGACGTGCCCGTTCCGGTCCCGGCCGAAGAAAGCGCCGACAAATGGGCGGCCCTGCGCGCCCCGGTGGACGCCGGCGGATCGGAAATCATCGAGGGAAAGCCGTACGTCCGCGAGGAGCAGGAGAAACGGCTCCGGAAAGCCGAACGCGACCTCGCCAGCCTGGGCCGCGTCAACCCCCTGGCACTGGAGGAATTCGCCGCGCTCGAGGAGCGCCACCAGTTCCTCAGCACGCAACTGGAGGACCTGAAAGCCAGCCGCAAGGACCTGCTGGACATCATCAAGGAAGTGGACGACCGCGTCCAGAGGGTCTTCACCGAAGCCTTCGAGGACACGCAGGCGCAGTTCATCAGGGTTTTTGCCCGGCTTTTCCCCGGCGGCGAGGGAAGGCTGGTCCTGACGGATCCGGCGGACATGCTGACCACCGGCATTGACGTGGAGGCCCGTCCTGCGGGCAAGAAGATCAAACGCCTGTCACTGCTGTCCGGCGGTGAGCGCTCGCTGACCGCAGTCGCCCTGCTCGTGGCCATCTTTAAGGCGCGCCCGTCGCCCTTCTACGTCATGGACGAGGTGGAGGCTGCGTTGGATGACACAAACCTCGGCCGCCTGATCACCATCTTTGAGGAGCTCCGGGAGTC
- a CDS encoding DUF4082 domain-containing protein, with protein MPASPAVRPLTALQRVVLPLVIALVAALLPVGLPVLLTRAAAADPCAPLINAVACENSKPGSPASEWDIEKAGDDSIQGFATEMSTNAGQAVRFKIDTNAANYSIRIYRTGWYQGLGARKIADVTPSALRQSQPQCLSDNTTELYDCGTWAVSATWQVPADAVSGVYVALLTRPDTGGQSHITFIVRNDGSRSNIVFQTSDTTWQAYNTYGGADFYQGAVNGRAYKISYNRPFATRGDSEGRDFYFSNEYPLVRFLEKNGYDVSYISGLDTDRSGALLRNHKVFLSVGHDEYWSGAQRTNVEAARDAGVNLQFLSGNEVYWRTRYEPSPVDGAAHRTITSYKETWANGKIDPSTEWTGTWRDPRYAAPANGGGLPENALTGTIYMSNYTDLPITVSAAEGKTRLWRGTSLASLATGASAALAPHTVGYESDEDLDNGFRPAGLIRLSTTTGPTVQYLQDFGNTVQPGTTTHNLTLYRAASGALVFGAGTVQWTWGLDQEHDGEGAGADPRIQQAQINLLADMGAQPGTRDPALAAAAASTDVAGPSVTVSSPAEGAGIAHGTSVTASGTATDSGGVVSGVEVSTDGGKSWHPAQGKQNWTYTYMQKGLTASTFQVRAIDDSANIGATVTRNLQVPGPYTVFGQQVPPVPDSQDGGAYELGLKITPTVDGFITGVRFYKSSANTGTHTGSLWNAAGQRLATATFSAETTSGWQKVLFSQPVAVTAGTKYTVSYKAPNGHYAIKDYQWASFGFSEPPLTVAGGFGSEPAGVYGSADSFPTNSYGNGNYFVDAVFDTVDNTPLTAGGQWPLDGSSSVPQATTVGAVFSKPVTASTVSLTLKAADGTTVAGTTAYDSVVRKATFTPSAPLALATKFTVALSATASSGGSLTAGGTWSFTTVVSPPLPGTCPCSFYDDAATPGIQEIRDGVPLTLGLRFSSTAGGTVTGVRFYKSAGNTGTHTGSLFSAAGEQLATVTFANESTSGWQTAYFNQPVAMSANTEYVVAYKSTTGAYSATVNGFGSGLSVGNLRAASDAGAYSYSTDFPGSRSSASYLVDVVVQYPDPPFTGVNQSPLAGSSSVALDSPVSVVLSKPATASTVKLTLTGPGTTPVNGTSAYDTATGKATFTPAAALATSTTYTATLSATSTTGQQLSAGNTWTFTTVPAPRTEGTCPCTLYQDTVTPTTMEIKDGTPLTLGVRFASAADGTITGLRFYKAAGNTGTHTGTLFTAGGQQLATITFTNETTAGWQTMNFSQPVPITANTEYIAAYTTPTGTYSSTPGGFNTGFTSGPLRTTEGSGAFTYSGAFPGSSSSSSYLVDLVFQQADPPFAGVNQSPLAGSSSVALDSPVSVVLSKPATASTVKLTLTGPGTTPVNGTSAYDTATGKATFTPAAALATSTTYTATLSATSTTGQQLSAGNTWTFTTVPAPRTEGTCPCTLYQDTVTPTTMEIKDGTPLTLGVRFASAADGTITGLRFYKAAGNTGTHTGTLFTAGGQQLATITFTNETTAGWQTMNFSQPVPITANTEYIAAYTTPTGTYSATPGGFNTGFTSGPLRTTEGSGAFANGSVFPVNGSTTSYFVDVVYGGTSPSSASFTVTAQSPVQNATNVPRDVKPTLTLSSSAKPGAALELVVAGATISGASALSTDGRTITFTPSDLLPANTQVTARAVNVSSTDGAALPATSWLFTTTNPPDQTLFATLTPTVAASSETRAIELGATFRTSRTGWVTGIRFYKGPLNTGIHYGSLWNSAGSRLARVAFSNETATGWQTAVLSPPVRLTEATDYVVSYNAPVGRYSFTSAFFTRAWTSGYLTAPAARNGLFRYGSGTAVPNRTDNATNYFVDVVFSPAS; from the coding sequence ATGCCCGCATCCCCCGCCGTGCGACCACTGACAGCCCTCCAGCGGGTTGTCCTCCCGCTCGTCATTGCACTGGTGGCGGCCCTGCTTCCAGTGGGGTTGCCGGTCCTCCTGACCAGGGCGGCAGCGGCCGACCCCTGCGCTCCTTTGATCAACGCGGTGGCGTGTGAGAACTCCAAGCCCGGCAGCCCTGCTTCAGAGTGGGACATCGAAAAAGCCGGTGATGATTCCATTCAGGGCTTCGCCACGGAGATGAGCACCAACGCCGGGCAGGCTGTGCGCTTCAAGATTGATACCAACGCGGCCAATTACTCCATCCGGATCTACCGGACCGGCTGGTACCAGGGCCTGGGTGCCCGCAAAATCGCAGACGTTACCCCGTCGGCCCTGCGCCAGTCACAGCCCCAATGCCTGTCCGATAACACCACCGAGCTGTATGACTGCGGCACCTGGGCGGTCTCGGCCACCTGGCAGGTGCCCGCGGACGCTGTTTCCGGAGTCTACGTCGCGTTGCTCACCCGCCCGGACACCGGCGGCCAAAGCCACATCACCTTCATAGTCCGCAACGACGGCAGCCGTTCGAATATCGTCTTCCAGACCTCGGATACCACGTGGCAGGCGTACAACACGTACGGCGGAGCCGACTTCTACCAGGGCGCTGTTAATGGCCGTGCCTACAAAATCAGCTACAACCGGCCGTTCGCCACACGCGGTGATTCGGAAGGCAGGGACTTCTACTTCAGCAACGAGTACCCCCTGGTCCGTTTCCTGGAGAAGAACGGCTACGACGTCAGCTACATCAGTGGACTCGATACTGACCGCAGCGGAGCGCTGCTGCGCAACCACAAAGTCTTCCTGTCTGTGGGCCACGACGAATACTGGTCCGGCGCGCAGCGAACCAACGTTGAAGCTGCCCGCGACGCCGGAGTGAACCTGCAGTTCCTCTCCGGCAATGAAGTATATTGGCGCACCCGCTACGAGCCGTCTCCGGTGGATGGAGCCGCGCACCGCACCATCACGTCCTACAAGGAAACCTGGGCCAACGGAAAAATCGACCCGAGCACGGAATGGACCGGCACCTGGCGTGACCCGCGCTATGCAGCACCGGCGAACGGTGGCGGACTGCCCGAGAATGCCTTGACCGGGACGATTTACATGTCGAACTACACCGACCTTCCCATCACAGTCAGTGCCGCTGAAGGCAAAACCCGGCTGTGGCGGGGCACTTCCCTTGCATCCCTCGCAACCGGAGCATCCGCTGCTTTGGCACCGCACACAGTCGGTTACGAATCCGATGAAGACCTGGACAACGGGTTCCGTCCCGCGGGGCTGATCCGGCTGTCCACCACAACGGGGCCAACAGTTCAGTACCTCCAGGATTTTGGCAACACTGTCCAGCCGGGAACGACCACCCATAACCTGACGCTTTACCGTGCGGCCAGTGGAGCGCTCGTGTTCGGTGCCGGCACCGTCCAATGGACGTGGGGCCTTGACCAGGAACACGACGGCGAGGGCGCAGGAGCGGACCCGCGCATCCAGCAGGCACAAATCAACCTGCTTGCAGATATGGGCGCACAGCCGGGAACAAGGGACCCGGCCCTGGCAGCAGCGGCCGCCAGCACTGATGTGGCTGGACCGTCAGTCACGGTCAGTTCGCCGGCAGAGGGCGCAGGCATCGCGCACGGCACCAGTGTCACCGCCTCAGGGACCGCGACGGACTCCGGCGGTGTTGTGTCCGGCGTCGAAGTCTCTACGGACGGCGGCAAATCCTGGCATCCCGCGCAGGGAAAGCAGAACTGGACCTACACCTACATGCAAAAGGGACTGACGGCGTCCACCTTCCAGGTCCGCGCAATTGACGACAGCGCCAACATCGGAGCCACCGTCACCCGCAACCTTCAAGTGCCCGGCCCATACACCGTCTTTGGCCAGCAGGTGCCGCCAGTCCCGGATTCCCAGGACGGGGGCGCCTATGAGCTGGGCCTGAAAATCACCCCCACTGTGGATGGCTTCATCACCGGTGTCAGGTTCTACAAAAGCAGTGCCAACACCGGAACGCACACGGGTTCACTCTGGAATGCCGCCGGCCAGCGGCTGGCAACGGCGACATTCAGCGCGGAGACCACCTCAGGCTGGCAGAAGGTGCTCTTCTCACAGCCAGTTGCCGTAACAGCCGGCACCAAATACACCGTCTCCTACAAGGCGCCCAACGGGCATTACGCCATCAAGGACTACCAGTGGGCAAGCTTCGGCTTTTCCGAGCCCCCGCTGACCGTCGCCGGCGGATTCGGGAGTGAGCCGGCAGGTGTGTACGGTTCGGCTGATTCGTTCCCCACCAACAGCTACGGCAACGGCAACTACTTCGTGGATGCCGTGTTTGACACCGTCGATAACACGCCGCTGACAGCAGGCGGGCAATGGCCGCTGGACGGCTCCTCGAGCGTCCCCCAAGCCACTACAGTGGGTGCGGTCTTCTCAAAGCCTGTGACGGCCTCGACTGTCAGCCTCACCCTCAAAGCCGCCGACGGAACAACTGTTGCCGGCACCACAGCCTATGATTCCGTGGTCCGCAAAGCCACCTTCACGCCCAGTGCCCCGCTGGCTTTGGCCACGAAGTTCACGGTCGCGCTCAGCGCCACGGCATCGAGCGGAGGGTCCCTGACAGCAGGGGGGACCTGGTCCTTCACCACCGTCGTTTCCCCACCACTGCCCGGAACCTGCCCCTGCAGTTTCTATGACGATGCGGCAACTCCCGGCATCCAGGAGATCCGCGACGGCGTCCCGCTGACGCTCGGCCTAAGGTTCTCCAGCACTGCCGGCGGGACAGTTACCGGTGTCAGGTTCTACAAGTCAGCCGGCAACACCGGAACCCACACGGGCTCCCTCTTCAGCGCAGCCGGCGAGCAACTCGCCACCGTTACCTTCGCCAATGAAAGCACTTCGGGCTGGCAGACGGCGTACTTCAACCAGCCGGTGGCGATGAGTGCGAACACCGAGTACGTTGTGGCATACAAGTCGACAACGGGCGCGTACTCCGCAACAGTGAACGGGTTCGGTTCCGGCCTGAGCGTTGGCAACCTGCGGGCGGCGTCCGATGCGGGAGCCTACTCCTACTCCACCGACTTCCCCGGGTCCCGGTCGTCCGCCAGCTACCTCGTTGACGTGGTTGTGCAATACCCCGACCCGCCCTTCACGGGGGTTAACCAGTCGCCGCTGGCCGGCTCGTCCAGTGTCGCACTGGACAGCCCGGTGTCCGTGGTCCTGTCCAAACCCGCCACCGCATCAACGGTCAAACTCACCCTCACCGGCCCCGGCACTACACCCGTGAACGGCACCTCCGCCTACGACACGGCCACAGGCAAGGCCACCTTCACACCCGCCGCCGCCCTGGCCACCTCCACCACCTACACGGCAACCCTGAGCGCAACCTCCACCACAGGACAGCAACTCAGCGCAGGCAACACCTGGACCTTCACCACAGTGCCCGCACCACGCACCGAAGGAACCTGCCCCTGCACCCTCTACCAGGACACCGTCACCCCCACCACCATGGAAATCAAAGACGGCACCCCACTCACCCTCGGCGTCCGCTTCGCCAGCGCCGCCGACGGCACCATCACCGGCCTCCGCTTCTACAAAGCAGCCGGCAACACCGGAACCCACACCGGTACCCTCTTCACCGCCGGCGGCCAACAACTGGCCACCATCACCTTCACCAACGAAACCACCGCCGGCTGGCAGACAATGAACTTCAGCCAACCCGTCCCCATCACCGCCAACACCGAATACATCGCCGCCTACACCACCCCCACCGGCACCTACTCATCAACACCAGGCGGCTTCAACACCGGCTTCACCAGCGGACCACTACGCACCACAGAAGGATCCGGCGCCTTCACCTATTCGGGTGCCTTCCCGGGCTCATCATCGAGTTCCAGCTATCTCGTGGACCTTGTGTTCCAGCAGGCTGATCCGCCCTTCGCGGGGGTTAACCAGTCGCCGCTGGCCGGCTCGTCCAGTGTCGCACTGGACAGCCCGGTGTCCGTGGTCCTGTCCAAACCCGCCACCGCATCAACGGTCAAACTCACCCTCACCGGCCCCGGCACTACACCCGTGAACGGCACCTCCGCCTACGACACGGCCACAGGCAAGGCCACCTTCACACCCGCCGCCGCCCTGGCCACCTCCACCACCTACACGGCAACCCTGAGCGCAACCTCCACCACAGGACAGCAACTCAGCGCAGGCAACACCTGGACCTTCACCACAGTGCCCGCACCACGCACCGAAGGAACCTGCCCCTGCACCCTCTACCAGGACACCGTCACCCCCACCACCATGGAAATCAAAGACGGCACCCCACTCACCCTCGGCGTCCGCTTCGCCAGCGCCGCCGACGGCACCATCACCGGCCTCCGCTTCTACAAAGCAGCCGGCAACACCGGAACCCACACCGGTACCCTCTTCACCGCCGGCGGCCAACAACTGGCCACCATCACCTTCACCAACGAAACCACCGCCGGCTGGCAGACAATGAACTTCAGCCAACCCGTCCCCATCACCGCCAACACCGAATACATCGCCGCCTACACCACCCCCACCGGCACCTACTCAGCAACACCAGGCGGCTTCAACACCGGCTTCACCAGCGGACCACTACGCACCACAGAAGGATCCGGCGCCTTCGCTAATGGCTCTGTTTTCCCGGTCAACGGCTCCACTACCAGCTACTTTGTGGACGTCGTCTACGGGGGGACGTCCCCGTCCTCAGCATCATTTACCGTGACAGCCCAGTCGCCAGTCCAGAATGCGACCAATGTACCGCGGGATGTGAAACCCACATTGACGCTCTCCTCAAGCGCAAAGCCCGGAGCAGCCCTGGAACTGGTGGTGGCCGGGGCCACCATTTCCGGAGCGTCAGCACTCTCGACCGATGGCAGGACTATCACCTTTACACCCAGCGATCTGCTCCCAGCCAACACACAAGTAACGGCTCGGGCCGTCAATGTCAGTTCCACCGATGGGGCAGCCTTGCCAGCCACGAGTTGGTTGTTCACCACAACGAACCCTCCTGACCAGACTCTTTTCGCTACCCTCACTCCAACAGTTGCCGCCTCCAGCGAAACCAGGGCCATCGAGCTGGGCGCAACGTTCAGGACCTCACGGACCGGTTGGGTTACCGGAATCCGTTTTTACAAGGGTCCGCTCAACACCGGCATCCACTACGGTTCGCTTTGGAACTCCGCCGGTAGCCGCCTGGCCCGGGTTGCCTTTAGCAACGAGACTGCCACCGGCTGGCAGACGGCAGTCCTATCGCCTCCCGTCCGCCTGACTGAAGCGACAGATTACGTGGTTTCGTACAACGCTCCGGTGGGCCGATATTCCTTCACTTCTGCGTTCTTCACGCGGGCGTGGACAAGCGGCTATCTCACAGCTCCGGCGGCCAGGAACGGGCTGTTCCGTTACGGTTCCGGAACCGCGGTTCCCAACCGTACCGACAATGCCACCAACTACTTCGTGGATGTTGTCTTCTCGCCCGCTTCATAA
- a CDS encoding MFS transporter translates to MYISMSDRHGGKEKALEPAMEGADLPAARFRLSPVILWLGIVSMATDISSESVAAVLPLYITGFLGLSVIAFGIIDGINQGASALVRIAAGWASDRVGRPKRVALAGYGLSLIARVGFLFAGGFWSMAAAVTGDRIGKGIRTAPRDALISTAAQPEYLARHFGVHRMLDNIGAAAGPLIAFLILMLIPNGYGTVFVVSLAFAAIGVAALALVVPDLGTGRKARRPGVKRTGGSQAAPGRGARLPLRWQLFREPGLGRLLIASALLGLLTVGDGFIYLVLQDRDDFAVQWFPLLYVGTNIVFLLLAIPMGRLADRYGKGRVFLAGHVALLACYLCAAAPVSGLGPTMLCLALLGAFYAATDGVLAAFASQLSPPGMLATGIGTVQTVVALSRVAASTLFGVCWFALGPAAAMVVVGSLLAVVLPASYFILRKAQRQEAVV, encoded by the coding sequence ATGTACATATCCATGTCGGACCGCCATGGCGGCAAGGAAAAAGCGCTGGAACCAGCCATGGAGGGGGCAGATCTCCCGGCTGCGCGCTTCAGGCTTTCGCCCGTTATCCTCTGGCTGGGCATAGTGAGCATGGCTACGGACATCTCGTCGGAGTCAGTTGCCGCCGTCCTGCCGCTTTACATCACCGGCTTCCTGGGGCTTTCCGTGATCGCCTTCGGAATCATCGACGGAATAAACCAAGGTGCTAGTGCCCTGGTACGGATCGCGGCCGGTTGGGCCTCGGACAGAGTTGGCAGGCCCAAGCGAGTAGCCCTGGCCGGGTACGGCTTGTCGCTGATCGCCCGTGTCGGATTCCTCTTCGCCGGCGGATTCTGGTCGATGGCGGCGGCCGTCACCGGTGACCGGATCGGCAAGGGCATCAGGACCGCTCCACGTGATGCGCTGATCTCGACGGCGGCGCAGCCGGAGTACCTGGCCCGGCATTTCGGCGTGCACAGGATGCTGGACAACATTGGAGCGGCAGCAGGACCCCTCATCGCTTTTCTGATCCTGATGCTGATACCCAACGGATACGGCACCGTCTTCGTGGTGTCCCTCGCGTTTGCAGCGATCGGCGTGGCAGCACTGGCCCTGGTAGTGCCGGACCTGGGGACGGGACGGAAGGCGCGCCGGCCCGGCGTGAAACGAACCGGCGGCAGCCAGGCAGCCCCGGGGCGGGGTGCCCGCCTTCCACTGCGTTGGCAGTTGTTCAGGGAACCCGGGCTGGGCCGGTTGCTGATCGCATCAGCGTTGCTTGGCCTGCTCACCGTCGGCGACGGATTCATCTACCTCGTCCTGCAGGACAGGGATGACTTTGCGGTGCAATGGTTTCCCCTGCTGTACGTTGGCACCAATATCGTTTTCCTGCTGCTGGCCATCCCCATGGGCAGGCTTGCCGACCGCTACGGCAAGGGAAGGGTTTTCCTGGCCGGCCATGTGGCACTCCTGGCGTGCTACCTCTGCGCAGCGGCACCAGTGAGCGGCCTTGGGCCGACAATGCTCTGCCTTGCCCTGCTGGGAGCCTTCTATGCTGCAACCGATGGTGTCCTGGCAGCCTTTGCAAGCCAGCTGAGCCCACCAGGCATGCTGGCCACAGGCATTGGCACGGTGCAGACCGTGGTGGCGCTCAGCCGGGTAGCGGCATCCACCCTCTTCGGAGTTTGCTGGTTTGCCCTCGGGCCGGCAGCAGCCATGGTGGTGGTGGGGAGTCTCCTGGCGGTTGTCCTCCCGGCCTCGTACTTCATCTTGCGGAAAGCACAACGGCAGGAAGCGGTGGTATGA